The Candidatus Neomarinimicrobiota bacterium nucleotide sequence GAACTGATACGAATCAATGTAAATCTTGGCGTAAAACGTTCCTTCGACAAGTTTATCGATAACTATCTCTTTTACCTCGACTTCCATAGTGTCGAGAAGATTGCTCAGGAGATCGTGCGTCATCGGCCGCGGCATTTCAATACCCTCGATCGCAAGGGCAATTGCCTGCGCTTCAAACGCACCGACAATTACAGGAAGCTGTCTGACTCCGTTAAGCTCCTTCAGTAACACCGCATAGCCCTTACTCGGCGGATAGAAGGATATTTTTGCTATTTCGACTCGTAAATTTTCCATCTTCTCCTAAATTTCAACTATACGAGCGTTGCGGTAACCGGGGTCTATTCTGTATATAATTTCATTCACTGACGTTCTAAGTTATTTGAGTCCCATAAGCATGTCAAGCTATTTCAGACGCTATTTTGCCAGTTCTTTCTTTAGCTCGGCAATCAGATCCACCGGCTCGGGATCAACGTTATTTAACAGAGCAAGATAATAACTGACAAAATCACCGAAGTTTATCAAACCTAATAACTGAGTTAATAAATTGCCTTCGGGCGCATCAATTCTGACCGGATTTCCCCCCTTTTCTTTAATCAGCCGGCTCGTGACGTCAAAACGCAGCTTCACCCGTTCATGATAAAGACCGGAATATAAAAACACGGGAACAACACTCTCATCGGCTAATCCGGACAGGTGCCACCCCATAATTTCATTGTGGTTCATCTCCGGCAGTT carries:
- a CDS encoding bifunctional nuclease family protein; protein product: MENLRVEIAKISFYPPSKGYAVLLKELNGVRQLPVIVGAFEAQAIALAIEGIEMPRPMTHDLLSNLLDTMEVEVKEIVIDKLVEGTFYAKIYIDSYQFGEKEIDSRPSDAIALALRVDAPVFVEKKVMKEAGVRVSDQKEFDEFKIDSPLVHKEFSLEEELQQAIEVENYELAAELRDKINALNGDGGEN